Proteins co-encoded in one Listeria ivanovii subsp. ivanovii genomic window:
- a CDS encoding Bax inhibitor-1/YccA family protein, translated as MNEIGQTSERVKTDKRTNKQIIMQKILNWFVFSLLLASIGAAIGSKLSPELYLPLVVIEIALLITAIVVRRSKTINKVVGYPVLLAFAFVTGLTLGPTLTYYFGAGQGAAVLMAFVTASVTFTALALIGAKTKKDLSFLSSALFAALIILVLFSFLGVFLPIGSMLSTIISAAGTLIFSLYILYDFNQIMKRDTQLDDVPMLALTLYLDFLNLFTFLLRLFTGRD; from the coding sequence ATGAATGAAATAGGTCAAACATCCGAGCGCGTAAAGACAGATAAAAGAACAAATAAACAAATTATTATGCAAAAAATTCTCAACTGGTTTGTATTCTCACTATTACTTGCATCGATTGGTGCAGCAATTGGGAGCAAGTTAAGTCCAGAACTTTATTTACCTCTCGTTGTAATAGAAATAGCTCTTTTAATAACAGCTATTGTCGTACGTCGGAGTAAAACGATTAATAAAGTGGTTGGCTATCCAGTTTTGCTAGCTTTTGCCTTTGTCACAGGTTTAACACTCGGACCCACTTTGACATATTATTTTGGCGCTGGACAAGGTGCTGCGGTACTGATGGCATTTGTTACAGCATCCGTTACTTTCACTGCACTTGCATTAATTGGTGCCAAAACCAAAAAAGATTTATCCTTTTTAAGTAGTGCACTATTTGCCGCGTTAATCATCTTAGTATTATTTAGCTTTTTAGGTGTCTTCTTACCAATAGGATCAATGCTTTCAACGATTATTTCAGCTGCTGGGACATTAATTTTTTCTTTATATATTTTGTATGATTTTAACCAAATAATGAAGCGGGATACTCAGCTAGATGATGTACCAATGCTTGCACTAACGCTTTACCTCGATTTTCTTAACTTATTCACGTTTTTACTACGCCTTTTTACAGGTCGTGATTAA
- a CDS encoding Cof-type HAD-IIB family hydrolase: MKPCGICFFDMDGTLLNSESKVLDSSLHALDKLRENNIVPVIATGRTLTEISRQMEITGIESAVMMNGQMVIFEGEKVYEDVLEEALLERLTEEAKSQNVEVCYYNDKRIGASAITPVVKAHYDFLGEPAPMIRENMYKEETINMALLLLESGDEYFPERFKELQFVRNTPYSNDVLRKGGSKAVGIAKLLEVMGYQDVPTYAFGDGMNDLEMFGAVNYSVAMENAVPLLKERATFITKDNNNDGIKLGLEEFDLI, from the coding sequence TTGAAACCATGTGGGATTTGTTTTTTTGATATGGATGGAACACTTTTAAATAGTGAATCAAAAGTACTGGATAGCTCGCTTCATGCGCTTGATAAATTGCGAGAAAACAATATTGTTCCTGTTATTGCCACTGGACGAACACTGACAGAAATAAGTCGTCAAATGGAGATTACTGGTATCGAATCAGCAGTGATGATGAACGGACAAATGGTTATTTTTGAAGGGGAAAAAGTCTATGAAGATGTGTTAGAGGAAGCGTTATTAGAACGTTTAACAGAAGAGGCGAAATCGCAAAATGTAGAAGTTTGTTATTATAACGATAAACGAATTGGCGCATCAGCTATTACTCCAGTAGTCAAAGCGCATTATGATTTCCTTGGGGAGCCAGCGCCAATGATACGAGAAAATATGTATAAAGAAGAAACAATCAATATGGCTCTTCTATTGTTAGAGTCTGGAGATGAGTATTTTCCAGAACGCTTTAAAGAATTACAATTTGTTCGCAATACGCCATATAGCAATGATGTACTCCGAAAAGGTGGATCGAAAGCAGTTGGTATTGCAAAATTGCTTGAAGTCATGGGATATCAAGACGTTCCAACCTATGCTTTTGGTGATGGAATGAATGATTTAGAAATGTTTGGAGCAGTAAATTATTCTGTAGCAATGGAAAATGCAGTACCATTATTAAAAGAACGAGCAACTTTTATTACAAAAGACAATAATAATGATGGAATTAAACTCGGACTAGAAGAATTTGACTTAATTTAA
- a CDS encoding GNAT family N-acetyltransferase: MIRKLTVSDNEKVMALLKSEATLNLFIIGDIENFGYDSDVQDLWGEFDATGELHAVLLRFDKFYLPYSKDASFDAKAFSEIIANDKKYEISGISRVTQELEPFLPEIVKKRQDTYFCECEHVNRISVNQDVIVRTAVAEDVAAIIEMRKNIDEFGNREENEELIIRQIEQGVKRIYYIEQNQEIVAVAETSAENSFSAMITGVATSTGHRQNGFASTLLKKLCCDVLAEGKKPCLFYDNPVAGEIYHRLGFEHTGDFVMYK; this comes from the coding sequence ATGATTAGAAAACTGACAGTATCGGATAATGAAAAAGTAATGGCACTTTTGAAATCAGAAGCAACCCTTAATTTGTTTATTATTGGGGATATTGAAAACTTTGGTTATGATAGTGATGTTCAAGATCTTTGGGGTGAATTTGATGCAACTGGTGAATTACATGCAGTGTTACTTAGATTCGATAAATTTTACTTACCTTATTCAAAAGATGCTAGTTTTGATGCAAAAGCTTTTTCAGAAATTATTGCCAATGATAAAAAATACGAAATCAGTGGTATTTCACGTGTCACACAAGAGCTAGAACCTTTTTTACCAGAAATTGTCAAGAAAAGACAAGATACTTATTTTTGTGAATGTGAGCATGTTAATCGTATTTCTGTTAACCAAGATGTTATTGTGCGAACCGCTGTCGCAGAAGATGTTGCGGCTATTATAGAAATGCGGAAAAATATTGATGAATTCGGTAATCGAGAAGAAAATGAAGAACTTATTATCCGTCAAATTGAACAAGGTGTAAAACGGATTTATTATATTGAACAAAATCAAGAAATTGTCGCTGTGGCAGAAACCTCTGCGGAAAATTCTTTTTCTGCAATGATTACAGGTGTTGCAACTAGCACGGGTCACAGACAAAATGGTTTTGCAAGTACGCTTCTAAAAAAATTATGTTGTGATGTTCTCGCAGAAGGAAAGAAACCTTGTTTATTTTATGATAATCCAGTAGCGGGTGAAATCTATCATCGTCTTGGTTTTGAACATACTGGTGACTTTGTCATGTACAAATAG
- the hemH gene encoding ferrochelatase: MTKKVGLLVMAYGTPYKDEDIERYYTDIRHGHKPSEEMIADLRGRYHAIGGLSPLAKITEAQSYGLEKALNDAQSEVEFKAYIGLKHIEPFIEDAVEAMHQDGIEEVISIVLAPHYSSFSVEAYNKRAKDAASKLGGMEIKSINDWYQEPKFIQMWADRINETAQQIPASELIDTILIVSAHSLPEKIKQHQDPYPDQLQETADLIFEKVAVPHYALGWQSEGKTGEPWLGPDVQDLTRELYGKEKYKHFIYTPVGFVAEHLEVLYDNDYECKVVTDEIGATYHRPPMPNADPEFLEVLRTVVWNKYTN; the protein is encoded by the coding sequence ATGACTAAAAAAGTTGGTTTACTTGTTATGGCATACGGGACACCATACAAAGATGAAGACATTGAACGTTATTATACGGATATCCGTCATGGCCATAAACCAAGCGAAGAAATGATTGCTGATTTACGCGGGAGGTACCATGCAATTGGTGGACTATCCCCACTCGCAAAAATTACAGAAGCACAAAGCTACGGATTAGAAAAAGCACTAAATGACGCACAATCAGAAGTGGAATTTAAAGCCTACATTGGTCTGAAACATATTGAACCATTTATAGAAGATGCAGTAGAAGCGATGCACCAAGATGGAATAGAAGAAGTAATCTCCATCGTTCTAGCGCCACATTATTCTAGCTTTAGTGTAGAAGCATACAACAAACGAGCAAAAGATGCCGCAAGTAAACTAGGTGGAATGGAAATCAAATCAATTAATGATTGGTATCAAGAACCGAAATTCATCCAAATGTGGGCAGATAGAATTAATGAAACTGCTCAACAAATTCCTGCGAGTGAATTAATCGATACTATTTTAATTGTGTCCGCTCATAGCTTACCCGAAAAAATTAAACAGCATCAAGATCCATACCCAGATCAACTACAAGAAACAGCCGATTTAATTTTTGAAAAAGTCGCTGTACCTCATTACGCATTAGGGTGGCAAAGCGAAGGGAAAACAGGTGAACCTTGGCTTGGACCGGATGTACAGGACTTAACAAGAGAGCTTTATGGGAAAGAAAAATATAAACACTTTATCTATACACCAGTTGGTTTTGTCGCGGAACATTTAGAAGTGCTTTATGATAATGATTATGAATGTAAAGTGGTAACAGACGAAATTGGAGCCACCTATCATCGCCCACCAATGCCAAATGCGGATCCGGAATTTTTGGAAGTTTTAAGGACAGTTGTTTGGAATAAATACACAAATTAA
- the hemE gene encoding uroporphyrinogen decarboxylase: MTKITNDLFLKAARKENVNRIPVWYMRQAGRSQPEYRKLKEKYSLFEITHQPELCAYITKLPVEQYGVDAAILYKDIMTPLPGMGVDVEIKSGIGPVIHNPIKTYQDVERLTIFKPEIEVPYVLDTIKLLADDMLEVPLIGFAGAPFTLASYMIEGGPSKNYHQTKSFMYQEPEVWKVLMGKLGRMTADYLIAQINAGASAVQLFDSWVGALSRADYVTYIRPTIEKIIVEIKAVHPTTPIIMQAVGASHLLTEWENMPLDVVGVDWRETLTDARKKVPSKAIQGNLDPSTLLAPEKCIEETERILQEGVLKPGYIFNLGHGVFPEVSPEMLKKLTTYIHERSEVLLNKG, from the coding sequence AGGCGGGCAGATCACAACCTGAATATCGTAAATTAAAAGAAAAATACTCTTTATTTGAAATTACGCATCAGCCTGAATTATGTGCTTATATAACAAAATTACCAGTAGAACAGTACGGTGTAGATGCAGCAATCTTGTATAAAGATATCATGACGCCACTTCCGGGAATGGGAGTCGATGTCGAAATTAAATCTGGTATAGGTCCAGTCATACATAACCCAATTAAAACTTACCAAGATGTGGAGCGACTTACTATTTTTAAACCTGAAATAGAAGTCCCTTATGTGCTTGATACAATTAAATTACTCGCGGATGACATGTTAGAAGTACCTTTAATTGGCTTTGCGGGAGCCCCGTTCACTTTAGCAAGTTATATGATTGAAGGAGGTCCTTCGAAAAACTATCATCAAACGAAAAGCTTTATGTACCAGGAGCCCGAAGTTTGGAAGGTGTTAATGGGAAAGCTTGGACGAATGACAGCAGATTATTTAATTGCGCAAATTAATGCAGGAGCCTCCGCTGTTCAATTATTCGATTCTTGGGTGGGAGCACTTAGCCGCGCAGATTACGTAACCTATATCCGACCAACTATCGAAAAAATAATTGTGGAAATTAAAGCTGTTCATCCTACAACACCAATTATTATGCAAGCAGTTGGTGCAAGTCATCTTCTAACGGAATGGGAAAATATGCCACTCGATGTGGTTGGAGTTGACTGGCGCGAAACGCTTACTGATGCGAGAAAAAAAGTACCAAGCAAAGCTATCCAGGGGAATCTAGATCCGTCCACTCTTCTTGCGCCAGAAAAGTGCATAGAAGAAACCGAGCGAATTTTACAAGAAGGGGTCTTAAAACCAGGATATATTTTCAATTTAGGACATGGGGTTTTTCCTGAGGTGTCACCAGAAATGCTGAAAAAATTAACAACCTACATCCATGAGAGAAGCGAAGTATTATTAAACAAAGGATGA